Genomic window (Cryptosporangium minutisporangium):
CCCACAGACCGCAGCCCGGTCCGTCGGCGAGCCTACGGTCGGCCAGATGGCGCCAGACCTCCTCCACCAGGGTCAGAGCGTCCCCGCGCAGTTCGAGCGTTCGGGCCTGGGCAGCGACCGTGACGGCGCCTTTCAGGAGCAGCATCGCGAAGTCGGCCGCCTGCCACACCAGCCGAGGCCCGCCACCCTCCTCTGCGCCCTCCAGCGCTATCGAGACCCCTGGTGAGTGCACCACGGTCGCTCGATCGTCGCGGGCCGGTCGACGGGTGACCCGCGCCCGACTGGCGAGTTCGACGAGGATCTGGTGCACGCGACGCAGGTCAGTGTTCGTCCCACTGCGGCGCTGCAGATCTTGAACGACGACGGAGGTCAACAAGAGGGAGTAATAGTCGGATTCGGTTCCGTCGGTGGTTCGCCAGGGGAGGTCTTCAAGCGGCCAGCGCGCAGCATCTGATGGGTCGAAGCCGGCTATCGTCGCCCAGTATTGACGGGTCAGGTCCCACCGGATCTGCAGCGCCGCGGCAAGCCGCTGCTGCTCCTCGTTGAGCAGCCGAAGCGCACGGGTTCGCTCCGAGAACAGATCGGCGGCGCCGGCGAGGGCCTGGATCGTGAAGTAGAGCGACGGGCGGCTCACCGCGGTACCGGCCCGTTGAAGGCCGACGTCCTCGTAGGTCTGGATCTCCGGGGCATCCTCGACGATGCCCCACGACCAGCCGCACTCGAACAGAAGGTTGGGGTTGTCGAGGTCCACCTGACCGGAGCCGATGTACAAGTCTCGGAGCCCGGCCCGAACGTCGGTCAGCGAGGACTGGAGCTGGTCCACCACGCGGCTCTCCGGGGCGCCGGCTCGGCTGAGCGTGCCGAGCAGGGTCCGCCAGGGCTGCGACCCGACCTTGAAAGTGTTGACCGCGAAGCTCCGGAGTAGGCCCACCATCGCGGCGGACAGCCGTTGGCTCGCCAGCTGCTCCAACGCATCGACCTCGGCGTGCAGTGCTGGACGCGTCAGCCGAGCCCGGAACACCCGGACGAACCCCAGCGTGACGAGGCTCAACGTCATCGAGATCGAGAACGACACCACGACATGGAGTTCTCGCTGCTCCGAGGTGACCTTTCCACCTCCGCCGCCTAGGAAGTAACTATCGCCCGAGAAGTCCGGGGTGCCTGAGTCATCGACGTAGGTACGCATGTACTCGGTCAGGATCCGCACGAGCCGCTTGGGGATCTCGATGTGATCGCCCAGGAGGCGCAGCGCGTCGAGCACATCCGGCTCGATGTCGTCCGGGCTGTCCAGTTGGAAGGCCCGGATGGCGGACGCGGGATACAGCAGGCAGAGGATCTGTTCGGCGTCGCTGATCGAGTCGCGACCGTGAGGTCCGCCCCACTGCCACTCGCTGTCGCCAATGGACTGCTCCACCGTCGCGCGCCAAATATCCAGGAGTTGCTGCCGCGGCTGTACGCGCATCTGTGTCGACCGCCTCCAGGCGTGAGCCCCGGAAGGATCGTCTCATGCGTCAGGCAGCGGGGTGAGCATCGTCCGTAGTTCGTCGGACGTCTCGTGGATTGACTGCGCGAGACGCCCGGAGGCCCCCGCAGCGAGCCATCTCTCCACGCCCCCTTTGAAGACGGTGACGCCGACCTCGGCCGCGAGGGTGGCGGCGGGTTCGTCGAGGCCACGGTTCCGTAGGGCTCCGGCGCTCGCGGCGGCGAGTGCGGCGAGCTTCAGCAACTCGCGCTCGTGCAGGCCGGCGTTCGCAGCGATCGCGGCGGCACGCCGGCCCGCGAACTCGCGACGCTCTTCGAGCAGGACTGCAGCCGCCGCGGAGCACTTCGGCTGGATCGGCGGCTTCTTCGGCTTGGACGTGCCGGCCTCCAGTGCGCTCACCCGGGAGCGTCTCGGCTGGACGCCGACCGGCCCCCGACGCTGCTCGACGATCTGGACGCCGGCTACTACACCCGCTGAGCGCGGGAGCGTTGTGCGGAACGGCGACCTATGGCCTGCCGTTTCGCACAACGCTCCTCAGAGGCCGAGCGCGGGGGCGGCCACGTCGGTGAGGACCGCGGGGCCGGGGGCGGTGCCGCCGTGCAGGGTGTGGGTGATCAGCTTCCGGGCGGCGCGCAGGGCACGGCGCGCCGCCTGCACCCGCTCGGCCTCGGGCAGCGTCTCGATGTCGGCGACCTTCGCGAAGCCGATCACCCGGCGGGCCACCTCGGCCCCCGCGTACGTGACCGCATCGGTCCACGCCTGGCGCAGGACGGCCTCCAGTACGGCGTCTTCGTAGACGCGGGGGTCCTGCCGGGACGGCCAGCGGTGCCGGTACGTGGCCTCGAACGCGTCCCAGGTGACGCGGCCGAGGTCGAGCAGCGCCGCGGCCCGCGCGTTCTGGCCCTGTGCGGTGGCCCGGGCAGCCGCGAGCACGTAGTTGCCCCAGAGCATGCCCAGGTCGAAGCCGAGCGGTCCGTAGAAGCCGAACTCCGAGTCGAAGGCGCGCACGGACGGTTCGGCACCGAAGCGCACGAACACCGACCCGGTGTGCAGGTCACCGTGGAGCAGCGACTCCGCCCGCGTCATGAACGCGAGCTTCGCCAGCCCGGCCGCGTGCCGGACGTCCGGATCGCCGGCCAGCTCGGCGACGTCCGCGACGTTGTCCGGGTGGACCACGTTGTGCGCGTGGTCGACGAACGGCTCGGTGAGCACCAGGTCTTCGGTGATCTCGCAGAGCTCCGGGTTGATCGCGGTGGCCACGCCCCGCTTGTGCGCCGCCGATCCGAGCCCGAGCACGGACGTGCCGAAGCCGACGTTCGCGATGTACTCGCCGAGCGCGGTGGCCGCGTGCACGTCGTCCGCGGACGCTTCCGTCCGCTCATTCAGCACCGTGCGCCAGACCCGGTGGTCGGACAGGTCCTCCAGCGCCAGCACGTACCGGCTCTGGTCGTAGAACAGCAGCGCCGGCACGTGCGCCGCGTCGATGGCCTGGTGGGCGGCGAGCACGTTCGCCTCCCGGGACGAGCGCTCCCGCGTCATCGGCCAGCTCGGGTCGGTGCGGACGTACGGCAGCGACTGCTTCAGCACGAGGGCGCGAGCATCGGCGTCCCGGACGACGAACACCAGGTTGAGGTTGCCGTCGCCGACCTCCCGCACCTCGGTGATCGTCCCGAGCCTCGACGCCAGCTCCGGCACCGAGGCGATGTAGGCGGGCACGGACTCGACGTCCAACAGATCCGTCATGAGCACCTCAGGTGGGCTGGCCGGGGAGCGTCGCCCGGCGGGTGGACAGCGTGTAGCTGAACAGGAGCGCGACCAGCAGCACCGCGCCCTTCGCGACGTCCTGCACGTAGTACGGCAGGCCCTTCATGCTGAAGCCGACGACCATCACGGTCACCAGCACCGCGCCGAGCACCGTGCCCCAGGCGTTCGGGACGTTCCGGCCGAGCACCGACGTGCCGACCAGCGCGACCGCGACGGCGTCCAGCAGCAGCGAGTTCCCCGCGGACACGTCGCCCTGGCCGATCCGGGCGGCGAGCAGCAGTCCTGCGACCGAGGCCAGCACACCCGACGCGACGTAGGCGGCGCTGCGGTAGAGCCCGACCCGGACGCCGGCCAGTCGGGAGGCCTCGGGGTTGGCTCCGACCGCGTAGAGCAGGCGGCCCCAGCGCGTCCGCTCCAGCAGGAACCAGACCAGCACCGACATGACGATCAGCAGGATCGCCGGGAACGGCACCGGGCCGATCTTGCCCTGGGCCAGGTAGAGGAAGCCGTCGGTGAACCGTCCCGGGGCGGTCGAACCGTCCTCCAGCGTCATCCGGGACGAGATCGAGCGGCCGTCGACCAGTACGAGCTTGAGGCCCATGACCGCGAACATCGTGGTCAGCGTCGCCAGCAGGTCGGGGATCCGCGCCCAGACGATCAAGCAGGCGTTGAGCAGTCCGATCAGCCCACCGGCGATCAGCACGACGACGATCGCGACGCCGCCGACCTGGTTCCCGATCACCATCGTCCAGGCCGCGAGCGAGACCGCGAACCCGGCGGTGCTGCCGACCGACAGGTCCAGGCCGCCCACCGTCATCGCGATCGTGACGCCGAGCCCGGCGATGCCGACCGGGGCGGCGTAGACCAGCAACCCCCAGAGGTTGGACGACGTCCGGAAGTTCGGCTCGCTGAGCAGGAAGTACGCGATCAGCACGACGGTCACCGCGACGAAGCCGTAGCGGACGATCGCCTCGCGGATCGGGACGGAGACCGGCACCGTCGTGACGGGAAGGGAATCGGTGGTCACCTTGCGACCTCTCCGGAGAAGGCCCGCACGACGTCGTCGCGGCTGACCTGTGACACAGGGGAGTCGAGGGTCAACTGGCCCTCGACCAGGACGAGAACCCGGTCGGCGATCTCGAGCACTTCGTCGACGTCGGCGGAGAGCACGACGACCGCGCCGCCGGTCTCGGCGACCGCGCGGACCTGCTCGCCGATGTCCCGGCGGGCACCGAGGTCGACGCCGCGGAACGGCTCGTCGAGCAGGAGCAGCCGGGCCGGTTCGACCAGCCACCGGCCGACGACGACCTTC
Coding sequences:
- a CDS encoding SCO2524 family protein — translated: MRVQPRQQLLDIWRATVEQSIGDSEWQWGGPHGRDSISDAEQILCLLYPASAIRAFQLDSPDDIEPDVLDALRLLGDHIEIPKRLVRILTEYMRTYVDDSGTPDFSGDSYFLGGGGGKVTSEQRELHVVVSFSISMTLSLVTLGFVRVFRARLTRPALHAEVDALEQLASQRLSAAMVGLLRSFAVNTFKVGSQPWRTLLGTLSRAGAPESRVVDQLQSSLTDVRAGLRDLYIGSGQVDLDNPNLLFECGWSWGIVEDAPEIQTYEDVGLQRAGTAVSRPSLYFTIQALAGAADLFSERTRALRLLNEEQQRLAAALQIRWDLTRQYWATIAGFDPSDAARWPLEDLPWRTTDGTESDYYSLLLTSVVVQDLQRRSGTNTDLRRVHQILVELASRARVTRRPARDDRATVVHSPGVSIALEGAEEGGGPRLVWQAADFAMLLLKGAVTVAAQARTLELRGDALTLVEEVWRHLADRRLADGPGCGLWDQPGVVFPNLTLTDRVSWSHTNRVSEGLVLLASVIEDAPLRSEPAADLAMDLLAEAEHLFDQELLVGPRADPAASRARVQRIRATLRRARTLVRKHPVAAAALASDLLLELDALPQNGQNLAGTSLHRGDDSG
- the mtnK gene encoding S-methyl-5-thioribose kinase, whose product is MTDLLDVESVPAYIASVPELASRLGTITEVREVGDGNLNLVFVVRDADARALVLKQSLPYVRTDPSWPMTRERSSREANVLAAHQAIDAAHVPALLFYDQSRYVLALEDLSDHRVWRTVLNERTEASADDVHAATALGEYIANVGFGTSVLGLGSAAHKRGVATAINPELCEITEDLVLTEPFVDHAHNVVHPDNVADVAELAGDPDVRHAAGLAKLAFMTRAESLLHGDLHTGSVFVRFGAEPSVRAFDSEFGFYGPLGFDLGMLWGNYVLAAARATAQGQNARAAALLDLGRVTWDAFEATYRHRWPSRQDPRVYEDAVLEAVLRQAWTDAVTYAGAEVARRVIGFAKVADIETLPEAERVQAARRALRAARKLITHTLHGGTAPGPAVLTDVAAPALGL
- a CDS encoding ABC transporter permease; this encodes MTTDSLPVTTVPVSVPIREAIVRYGFVAVTVVLIAYFLLSEPNFRTSSNLWGLLVYAAPVGIAGLGVTIAMTVGGLDLSVGSTAGFAVSLAAWTMVIGNQVGGVAIVVVLIAGGLIGLLNACLIVWARIPDLLATLTTMFAVMGLKLVLVDGRSISSRMTLEDGSTAPGRFTDGFLYLAQGKIGPVPFPAILLIVMSVLVWFLLERTRWGRLLYAVGANPEASRLAGVRVGLYRSAAYVASGVLASVAGLLLAARIGQGDVSAGNSLLLDAVAVALVGTSVLGRNVPNAWGTVLGAVLVTVMVVGFSMKGLPYYVQDVAKGAVLLVALLFSYTLSTRRATLPGQPT